caaattactttattactttatgagttatGTTTTATTaccttatgaaaataaaaagtataaataatgtggtcgatgtaacgccccgatttctcggacgtcacgaaaaaccaaaaatcatgattttcacaaagaattttcgccgtccatttattaatcttcattaaatgacaaagatccaattattacgaaagttctcagcgttaaatataaatcaaataaacaaacgtgcgagtaaggaaaacgaacgattgatataaatccaataactgaaataatgtacggtggccacacccatgtgtgtaaacaaaaccaccctagtaatctgacaaaattgtttacatttgaaaatcaactacaagtacttcaaagtaaaataaaagctccaaaaataaaacagcgcTCTCAACCCAAACAAGGCCACTCATTGCAGTCTGCATCTTCTCTGGCCCACATGTTGGAAGGCTCCGGCGTCTCCTCTCCTGGCTTCGGAAGCTCAACTTTCATGTCCAGGTTCCActgcctcaatgcctccaagcTCCACCCAAACCCTAATGGTACGGGATCCATGAGTCCCTGATTCAGCTCTTGCTCGGGTGGTGCAATGGGGCTCACCGGCTCCTCCTCCGGCACCAAAAGTCCCTCTGTCGGATTCCGGTGCTCGGAAGTCACTGAAGACTCGCTCCCCTCGCCTGACTCGTAGCCTGGCCCCTCACTAGGGTCCGACTCCGAACCGCTGAGAAAATCCATCCCTAAGGGGAGTCCAAAACGGAAGGGTGCGTGAGGAAACCGAATCTTCCCTCTGATAGGCTGAGTCTCAACAATCTGCCCAGCTTGGTCTCTTTTGAAGATGGTCGCGCCGCCGACGTACACGTTCTTCTCCTGGCGGTAGTCGACACCCCAGGCCGTGTCCTCATCAAAACTATGGAGATaaatctcccagtcctgatccactagctccttccggatcaccatctgttggcgttaagcgcccaaacaacaaatagcaaatagagagggtcaacttctgactctcaaatatctctagtctctagcatgttatagacaatatactatcatcattaatcaacagaacataactaaaaggttaatcacatagcctaagtttcagttagtctatgcgtcctcacttttcacacaaccacctttcaccttggatccaacaccattcgtccagcagacgaacaacaccatgagcaaagctcacaacatcatggcgttccttggaacgaccacagcacaccatgggtcagacacccacaagtcataacatcacggttcaaaccgcattcaccctcgcgtgcaagttatccgttttgtctctaacggaaccactgttctcatggttcatagtcctaaccagacctatgttccactaatcataatttacttgcatgcgagtaaacatcataaaatcctagtctcatgttactacttcaagtaaatagacaggcatcttatctcatgttattgaaattaaataacatcatgcataatttcacttagcaaataaggcatacttgaactagcatacatcaactaactagttctatagcatactaagaatttatcatattaacttagtaataaatcatacatcatatcatcacttagcataatattgaatactaatactaagcatgttatcaaccacactcgcatacaacttcacatgcaggaaagcagtaagacttctctagacggaagtgccctcaccttggctacgctttccacgcgagatcgagtacgttcgatctaacctttccgtgcgcgaacctgcacggaccaacaaactagggttagaatttgaaggaaaaaggagcatcatttccccccttcacatattcgaaccccatcccctaaagccaaacaatatttcatcttcttcttgtaaacaagaagaaaaaaatacttgagttcactacttcccgaaggaagcagagcttagttactataggaattatttcctatagaggtcaagaagaactctggagagggagagatagAGACTCACAAAAATTTGGAGGGCTCTGAGTTGTGATTTCCCATCACCTGagactcctatttatagtggaggaTGTGGaggtaaaaatacgataaaacccttaattttagcccaagcccaagggcaaaaatataattttacttcatttttattcaaattaattacttttCCACTAAGCAAGTAACAAACTCCCCTAAATTCCCTCTAACAACCTTGGCtgtcccccccccccttctagtttgttaggatatttgtttttttttttttttattattaaaacacTAAACACAtggaaataattttcaaatttgaaaaaccaAACCATTATCCTAACAAAGTTTCGGCCACTCCCTAGAAGAAAATATAtcttcaattcttttttttttcttttcttatttccaaaataacattaaatccaattaaaaaaatttatttaaataaaaactccaaaacactttatatttacttaacaaataaataagtaaatctCCTCCTCCAATATAATAGATATAAGTCTCGAAAATTCCCTTTTATGCATATTCTATGCACTACTCGAATTTCATGCATGTGCATGCATGCATATCGACTACTCGCGCCTTAcgtaataattaattacgtaATAAATTACTATACAGCCGATATAGTAACAATTTATCAGTAATTTCTCCTTACCGAATA
This portion of the Lotus japonicus ecotype B-129 chromosome 3, LjGifu_v1.2 genome encodes:
- the LOC130748717 gene encoding uncharacterized protein LOC130748717; translation: MVIRKELVDQDWEIYLHSFDEDTAWGVDYRQEKNVYVGGATIFKRDQAGQIVETQPIRGKIRFPHAPFRFGLPLGMDFLSGSESDPSEGPGYESGEGSESSVTSEHRNPTEGLLVPEEEPVSPIAPPEQELNQGLMDPVPLGFGWSLEALRQWNLDMKVELPKPGEETPEPSNMWAREDADCNEWPCLG